The genomic DNA GCGCGGAATTTTCGCGCCGCTGGCGCCGAAATCGATCTGATCGCGATGGAAGGCGAGACTCTCGTATTCGTCGAGGTGAAGACGCGCAGCGGCGACGGCGCGGGCGCTCCGGTCGATGCGGTCGATCGGCGCAAGCAGGAACGGATGCGCCGCGCGGCCGAAGTATTTGCCGCTCGCAACCGTGCGGGAGATCGCCTGATGAGATTCGACGTGGTCGCGATCACAAGCGGCGGCGGCGACCTGAAGCTTGACCTATTGAAGGACGCGTTTTGAGGAAATGCTCGATATCAAGTTGATTCGCGAACAGACCGACTTCGTCAAGGCGGAACTGGGCAAGGCCGGCGTCGAGCCGCAGGAAATCGATAGTCTGCTGGAACTCGACGCGCGCCGGCGCAAGCTGCAGTTCGAGCTCGACGAGATGCGCGCGCGCCGCACGCGCGAATCGAAGGAGTTGGGCAAGGCCAGTCCCGAGGAGCGCGATAAGAAGCGCGCCGAGATGCGCGAGCTGGGCGACCGGATCGGCGTGGGCGAAAAGGAACTCGGCGAACTCGAGCAGACGCTCGCGACCCAGATGCTGGGGATCAGAAATATTCCACGGCCCTATGTCGTCGTAGGCGCGAGCGAGGCCGACAATCGCGTGCTTCGCGGCGAGGGCAAGCCGCAGGAGTTCACGTCGTTCAAGCCGCTGCCGCATTGGGAGATCGGCGAGAAGCTCGGGATTATCGACTTCGATCGCGGCGTTAAGCTCTCCGGCACACGCTTCTACGTGATGAGCGGGCTCGGCGCGCGAATGCAGCGTGCGCTTATCACCTGGATGCTCGATGTCAAGATCAAGGAGCAGGGCTACCGCGAAATCATGCCGCCGCTGATGGTGAACACGGCGACGGTCACGAGCACGGGGCATTATCCGAAAAACCAAGACACAATGTATCGCGATATCGAGGAGGACTACTGGTGGGTGCCGACCGCCGAGGTGCCGCTGACGAGCCTTTATCGTGACGAGATCCTCGATGAAGCGCGGCTCCCTATCTATATGGCGGCGTACACGCCCTG from Candidatus Binataceae bacterium includes the following:
- a CDS encoding YraN family protein, with product MAKIRRRESIGAKVSRWLVRLGAAVPLGQRGERAAERHLKRCGYRIVARNFRAAGAEIDLIAMEGETLVFVEVKTRSGDGAGAPVDAVDRRKQERMRRAAEVFAARNRAGDRLMRFDVVAITSGGGDLKLDLLKDAF
- a CDS encoding aminoacyl--tRNA ligase-related protein produces the protein MLDIKLIREQTDFVKAELGKAGVEPQEIDSLLELDARRRKLQFELDEMRARRTRESKELGKASPEERDKKRAEMRELGDRIGVGEKELGELEQTLATQMLGIRNIPRPYVVVGASEADNRVLRGEGKPQEFTSFKPLPHWEIGEKLGIIDFDRGVKLSGTRFYVMSGLGARMQRALITWMLDVKIKEQGYREIMPPLMVNTATVTSTGHYPKNQDTMYRDIEEDYWWVPTAEVPLTSLYRDEILDEARLPIYMAAYTPCFRREKMSAGRDVRGIKRGHQFDKVEMVKVVRPETSDDEF